The sequence GTGCGTACACGCTGACGCTTCAGACGCGAGAACAGCACATTCGGCGCGAGCGAGCAACCTCGAATATCTGTACGAACCAGGCTTGGGTCGCGCTCCGGGCAGCGATCCATGCTTCGCTTCTGGGACCGGACGGTCTCGTTGATCTTGCGAAAAAATGTCACCAGCTTCCGGAAGCGCTCGCAAAAGAGCTGAACGAAATCGATGGTATCTCGGCGCCCGTCCACGATGGACACCATTTCCGAGAGTTCAGAGTCTCCGTCGAGCCGGATGCAGAGGATCTCGTTTCGAACCTGTACGCGGAAGGCGTTGCCGTCCATGCTGTTGATGCCGATACGATCCAGATCTGTGTGACTGATATAAACGAACGACAGACGGAAGAACTCGTTACAGCAATTACGAAGGTGTTAGACTAATGCAACAACACGATCAGGCCGTCTGGAACGACACGAACACGGACGGGTACGAGCCGCTTCTCTCCGAGAAAGACCAGACCGCGATCGACGTCGAATACGAGGGACTACCCGACGATCTTACCAGAGAGACGCTAGAGTTGCCGTCCCTTTCCGAGCCGGAGGTCGCTCGCCACTATACGCGACTCTCGCAGATGAACTACGGGATCGACAGCGGCCCGTATCCGCTGGGATCGTGCACGATGAAGTACAACCCCAGGTTCACCGAGGACGTCGCAGCCCGGTCCGAAGCTGCGGTACACCCCGATCGAGCCGAAGAGTCCGTGCAGGGGACACTGCAGCTCTATCACGAACTACAGGAGTACCTCGGCCGAATCGGCGGAATGGACGCAGTAACGCTGCAACCACCAGCCGGAGCTGCGGGTGAATTTACGGGGATCCTGGTAGCCAAAGCGTACCACGAACGGAACGGTGAAGGCGAGCAGCGATCGGAAGTTATCGTCCCTGCAAGCGCCCACGGCACGAACTTCGCCAGCGCCGCGATGGCCGGTTACGACGTGGTCGAGCTACCGGGTGACGAGGACGGTCGCGTCGATCTGGATGCGCTGAGATCCGCCGTCGGTGAAGAGACGGCTGCACTCATGCTGACGAACCCGAATACGCTCGGTCTCTTCGAACGCGATATCGAAGAGATAGCAGATCTCGTCCACGACGCGGGCGGACTGTTGTACTACGATGGGGCCAACCTGAATGCGCTTCTCGGCCGTGCCCGACCTGGGGATATGGGGTTCGACATCATGCACTACAACGTCCACAAAACATTCGCGACGCCCCACGGCGGTGGCGGTCCGGGAGCCGGTCCGATCGGAGTGACAGCGGAACTGGAGTCGTTCCTTCCGACCCCGCAAATCGAAGAGAAAGACGGGGAGTACGAGCTAATCGAACCTGCGCACTCGGTAGGAAAGGTTCACGGTGCGATGGGTAACTGGTTAGTTCTGATCAAGGCGCATGCGTATATCTGCCGGTTGGGTGACGAAGGACTGAAAGATACGAGCGCAAAAGCGGTCCTCAACGCGAACTATCTCGCTTCGCAGATCGATCTCGAGATTCCGTTCGGGCCGTTCCATCACGAGTTCGTCGCGAGTGCGGGCGAACTAGACGCGGCAGACTTCGCAAAGCGGATGCTCGATTACGGCGTCCATCCGCCGACGACGAAGTGGCCCGAGATCGTCTCCGAAGCGCTCATGACAGAACCAACTGAAGCGGAGAGCAAAACGACGCTCGATCAGTTAGCTGCCGCGTTCAACGCCGTGGCCAGTGAAGAGGAAGCGACCATCGCGGCTGCACCGGAGAAGACCAGCGCTCGCTATATCGACCAGACAAGCGCTGCCCGAAGTCCACAGCTTTCCTGGCATGCGTTGTCCAGCGACGAATAGGGACGGCGCTGTTTTCTGATACCCCTCAGCCGTAGAACACAGGATCTCCGACGATAATCTCCTGACGAGCGACGGCGGGTAACCGGTCACGGACGGAAGACTATCCCCAACCGTAAACATCAACCTCTTCGGGTGCACTTACCACGATATGAGTGCTCGTGATCCACCTACCAGTACGGACGTACTAGTCATCGGTGCCGGACCAGGCGGCTACGTCGCCGCGATCCGCGCGGCACAGCTCGGCCTCGATGTCACGCTCGTCGAGAAAGACGCCTACGGGGGGACCTGTCTCAACCACGGCTGTATCCCCTCGAAGGCGCTTATTTCCGCGACGGACCTTGCACACCGCACCAGGGAGGCAAGCCACATGGGAATTCACGCGGAGCTGACCATCGAAATGTCCGAGTTAGTGGCCTGGAAAGACCAGGTCGTCGAGCAGCTCACGTCCGGTGTAGAGAAACTCTGTAAGGGGAACGGGGTTACGCTCGTCGAAGGCGCCGCGGAGTTTACTGGTGAAAATACGGTCCGAATCACCAACAGTAGAGAGGACGACACGAACCGGCTCGAGTTCGAACACGCGATCGTTGCGACGGGGAGTCAGCCGGTCGAGCTTCCCGGCTTCGAGTTCGACGGAGAACAGATCCTCTCTTCACGAGACGCCCTGGCGATGGAGTCGATACCGGACCGGCTGATCGTAGTCGGTGCTGGCTACATCGGGATGGA comes from Natronococcus occultus SP4 and encodes:
- the gcvPB gene encoding aminomethyl-transferring glycine dehydrogenase subunit GcvPB; the protein is MQQHDQAVWNDTNTDGYEPLLSEKDQTAIDVEYEGLPDDLTRETLELPSLSEPEVARHYTRLSQMNYGIDSGPYPLGSCTMKYNPRFTEDVAARSEAAVHPDRAEESVQGTLQLYHELQEYLGRIGGMDAVTLQPPAGAAGEFTGILVAKAYHERNGEGEQRSEVIVPASAHGTNFASAAMAGYDVVELPGDEDGRVDLDALRSAVGEETAALMLTNPNTLGLFERDIEEIADLVHDAGGLLYYDGANLNALLGRARPGDMGFDIMHYNVHKTFATPHGGGGPGAGPIGVTAELESFLPTPQIEEKDGEYELIEPAHSVGKVHGAMGNWLVLIKAHAYICRLGDEGLKDTSAKAVLNANYLASQIDLEIPFGPFHHEFVASAGELDAADFAKRMLDYGVHPPTTKWPEIVSEALMTEPTEAESKTTLDQLAAAFNAVASEEEATIAAAPEKTSARYIDQTSAARSPQLSWHALSSDE